A window from Gemmatimonadota bacterium encodes these proteins:
- a CDS encoding 6-bladed beta-propeller: MPMKSIVLTLLFSLVTAFCIDVSAQGFTIVKESEIPLDLGDEIVGEIADLTRDAEGNFYLPDWQQHTVWVVAPQGRLIRKIGQAGRGPGELTNPRSVALHDGKVFVLDNDNDRISAFSISGQHLSSHRIDVYLSTGMLINDDGHIAVSSVLAPSFFTVYDTDGAKLYDGGSREAEARPVGVIGGSYQLFQHVSGTPNGDVLYSPVKRYVVSRLHWDGTVLATYSAEPPGYVPFSVTPDLGGFSMSIYWSWIGRPLQFGDHVLVQRSLPVEGGESRIRGDLFVQDGNVLQLGIEIPFTFVYAEERTLYGIDTAPVEEGEPNPHIVVYRLSGGSE, from the coding sequence ATGCCAATGAAAAGTATAGTACTTACATTGCTTTTCAGCCTGGTCACGGCTTTTTGTATTGATGTTTCCGCACAAGGATTCACAATCGTAAAGGAATCGGAGATTCCGCTTGATCTGGGTGATGAAATCGTCGGAGAAATCGCTGATCTGACCCGGGACGCAGAGGGTAATTTCTACCTGCCCGACTGGCAACAGCATACGGTCTGGGTGGTGGCCCCTCAGGGCAGGTTGATTCGGAAAATCGGGCAGGCGGGAAGGGGACCGGGCGAACTGACCAATCCCCGCAGTGTGGCGTTGCACGACGGTAAGGTTTTCGTGCTCGACAACGACAACGACAGAATCTCCGCTTTTTCCATTTCTGGACAGCATCTCTCCAGCCATCGAATCGATGTGTACCTATCGACAGGTATGTTGATAAACGACGATGGCCACATCGCTGTTTCTTCTGTGCTGGCTCCGTCATTTTTCACGGTTTACGACACCGATGGCGCGAAGCTTTACGATGGCGGCAGCCGTGAGGCGGAGGCCAGGCCCGTCGGGGTCATCGGCGGATCCTATCAGTTGTTCCAACATGTATCCGGCACACCGAATGGAGACGTGCTGTATTCGCCGGTGAAACGTTACGTAGTGTCGAGACTGCATTGGGATGGCACGGTGCTGGCAACCTATTCGGCGGAACCTCCCGGTTACGTTCCATTTTCTGTTACCCCTGATCTAGGTGGATTCAGTATGAGCATCTACTGGTCTTGGATAGGACGGCCATTGCAATTTGGGGACCACGTATTAGTTCAAAGAAGCCTTCCCGTAGAGGGGGGTGAATCAAGAATACGCGGCGATCTGTTTGTTCAGGACGGCAACGTGTTACAACTCGGAATCGAAATACCCTTCACTTTCGTCTATGCCGAAGAACGAACCCTGTACGGCATCGATACAGCACCTGTTGAAGAAGGTGAACCCAATCCGCATATCGTGGTCTACCGATTGAGCGGCGGGTCAGAATAG